A segment of the Cotesia glomerata isolate CgM1 linkage group LG2, MPM_Cglom_v2.3, whole genome shotgun sequence genome:
GGAATATCACTGTGatagtcgaaaaaaaaaaaagtaattgcgCCCACAATTCTCAACCgatctttatgaaattttgtagGCTAATTCTGTGGATCAATACTAAAATCAAGTTtgaagatgagcaaaatcaGCCGGTTAGTTTACGAGCTGTGggtgtttgaaatttttttcccttttcaaaaaattttgaatttcgtatattttgtgaaaataattttccaaataaaatctatcaaatttatcttaaacttCATTTAATTACCTTCAATTCAAACTATCATTTGTCtagttttaatgattttttcaaataattccgtgattttgaaaatttttaaaattttttcaataaacgtATTTCGGccctttttcttcaaataatttttaaaccgtaAAAGATAGCTTAAATcgatcaaatttatttaaaaattcacataattatcttcaatttgaGCTATTATTCGTCGccttttgatacttttttcaatttatttcgtagttggaaaaataaaaaaaaaaataatttttagctttatcgtcaaataacttttatatattacaattcttattttttaaatagttttttttttgtcaatattcAAACgagaaatctacctatccatgtcTAGTGTGGCCGaatggtatttttttattttattaagggtacattaaagattattgccataaatttttattaaaaaatatttaattattacaagaaattattaacaatcttgtagagcactagaaaaaatttcccctCCATATTCGgatcgataactcaaaaacggatcatctgaaaataaaaacccaaattgctttttaatcagtaagaatgtagttatcgttgcacgtatggaattttaaaaactttgatttgaaagatttttttagcagggttaaaacaaaaaaaaaaacagtaaaaataatgagaaaattttcaatcagccgccatttttttgaaaattaaaattttcaaaattccttACGTGTAACGATAAGtacatccttactgattaaaaaagcaatttgggtttttattttcagattatccgtttttgagttatctaTCCTATCattgattgataaattttttctagtgctctacgagattgttaataactttgtaataattaaatatttttcaataaaaatttatcgtaataatctttaaagtacccttaataaaataaaaaaaatccgatctccaaattcttttattttccttgtcaaaaaaattccctaaaATCACCTTTTATTTTCGAccgtcacagtggtgttcccttaatttattagtttttttaaattaaaataaaattgcgtgtcaataattaggccagtgtcaataactgggtcttttaccttaaaacaaaaactaCCTATGATACACAGTAATTAGATCCTGTATTAAAAtaccattattaaaaaatataaaatgcaATATATCAAGTGACAATTGCCATTCTTAAAAACCAACCATATAAATATTACtggtgaaatattttttcatcaccAGAAGCAACGACAATATTAGTAACCGATTGTGGTTGACTGGATCCATTACCCCAAGGATTTTGCTCTTTATTATCTCCCAAATAAATCCAATGATCAATTTTCTTGCTCCCAGAATTACTAGAATTACTATCCAATTTATcctcaataatatttttattcggaCTTTTATATTCCGAAACATAAACAACCTGTTTATCATTAGCCTTATCTTTGAGTGCTTTAGAAGCGTCGCTTCTTCTCGGAGGTACGGGTGGCTTTCTACCAGGCATAGACTTTCCATTTGACGTCACAGTGACTTCACCTTTAATCGCAGGTATATCACGATTGCTCTCAACATCCTCAACCTCACGAATGATCTCTCTGCTCGGAGAAACTTTTATTTCAGTGATGTACGTCATTTTCCTCGGAGAATCTTGCGTTCCTATTGGAACACTAGAAACAGTAGGCTTAGCATCAATTTGATTGAACTCCCCAGACTCACCAACCAGCCCACTGTCCTCACTGTTCTCTCCACTAGAGACACTAACATTGCTAACATTATGCCGATCATTTCCCGGAGACTGGGACTTGCTATTGCTATTGATCGTAACACTGGAGCCAATATCACACCCATCATCAATTTCTTCCTCCTCCTGTTCAACCTTATTCATTTTACCAGTCattcttttttcaatttgatcCTCAATAGCTTTGTAATACTTTTCTTCATCGCCAATACGATTACTCAGACTGTCACCGGAATCTGTGTCACCAGACACCAGACGACTGTGAAGAGAACAACTTTTGTCATGCAGTTCATCTCCGTCGCAGTACGGACACCTTCTGTTCACTATTTTCTTCCTCATTGGCTCTTCAGTCACCTCTTTTAACCCAGCATACATTGAAGAAACATCAACGTCCCCGTTAGTCTTCTTACCgagatcatttttttcttccttaGCATGCAGATCAAAAAATCTCAACGCTTTGCCAAAAGACTCGCTCACTGGCGAATTTACCATTTCTTCTTCATCATTGTCAATCACAGCTACATCCTCCTCTAGCTCTCCCATAAAAGGTTTCGCTTGTCTAAAATCCAATTCTATTTCATCCAAGCTCGGGTTTTTAATCGTCTCTCCATTGTTAACAATTCTCGCCAAAGAATTGTCTTCATCAGGATTAAACGACCTTTCAGCAGCAATAAAATCCCTTGTAAGACTCTTACTCAGCGGTAAATTATAAAGCTCAATACTGcaatcttcatttttattatcaacctGATTAAATGAAGTCATgccttcttttaattttatctccaCCGCAGATTTAGATCGTTCAAGCGTACCACTACTCTTCTTCCTTATCTTCGGCTTTATCTCAGAAATATCATCAGAGTCCATTTTATTCCAGATAGCGTCTTCCAAAGTTCCCCACTCGCTAGATTTCTTCAATTTTCGCCTATCAAACGTATCAATTTCATCCAGCTTAGTAAGATCTTCAGTTACTTCTGTAATATCTTCAGGCGGAAGGGGAGTTTTGCGTTTTCTTAATGAAGTATCAGTCATATCAAGACTCTGAGCTCGTTCTAGAGTCGAAGAGCTCTTGGCCTCGTACTTGGACAAGTCTCCTAAGCTAGCGGCTTTTCTGTACCCGTCATCAGGGTCATCGTCGTCAACAATATGAGGTATAGGTGTGTGGTGAATTGTAATGTCAGCGGGATTAAGTTCTATTGTTGTAAAACTGTCCTGTGTTTCATTATCAGTGTCGGATTCAGAACTTCGTCTTTCAGAAGAACGTTCCTTCAATCTCGACTGTCTATCACCAGTATCACGTACTTTTACGACATATTCATTCAAAGATTCAGTGTAATCTGTAATACTTTCAATTTTATCATCAATATCTTCTCTCTCGTGCTTCAACACTTCATATTTGCCCGGAATTTCTTTCATTGGGGACCCGGGAGGTGCTGGAGCTTTTCTTTTGCTCTTCTGCGGGCTCTTTTCTTCAAAATCTCCTGGAAATTCTGGTGAAGTAATAATCTTGGGAGATTTAAGAAGCTCTGCGCTGTTTTTGCGATTTCTTCTTGCTGCAATTGCAGCATTATGCACCTCTGCAGGAACTTCTGAAGGAATATCAACTTCGATGCTTAATTTATCACTCTGATTAGTTAATTTACTGTCAATTGCATCGACACTTTCTCCACCTTTTAATCCGGAATTATTTTCACGCTGCTGAATACGCTCAGTAACTTTACCGTCTTTAACGGGCTTAGCGTCAACGGAATTTAAATTCTTActgtttattatatttttttcagcatCTGTTTTACGAGAGTTGTGTCGCTCGAGATTTGTATTATGTTCGTTCTGATTTTCAATTCTGTAAACGGTATTATCGAGCACGGGGAGTACTTTGATCCCGAACTTGAAATGATGATTATTACCCTTGGATTCCTCGTGTCGGCGCTCAAGCGTATGGCTGCCAGGAGTCGACTTGGAAGACTTTAAGGTTGAGTTCATCGTGGAATAATTCGAGCCTAGTGACTCGTTTGGATCGGCGATGAAAAGACGCTTAGCTGAGTTTTTATCGACTTTTGAAAGTTCGGGAATTGATTGGCTTCTGTAAAGTGGGTGGCAAATTCGTGACGGAGTTGGACCGACTGTTTTCTTTAGTAGAGTTGTAGGTCGGGAACTGCTACCGCCACTTTCAACTTCCAGCTCGACGTCGTAAGGGGAAGCGTAGCTGAGAATTGTTAATGCGTCTTCGTAGACCATGCTTCTGAAGCTGATTTTAACGCTGGCTATCCGGTCACCTGTAATGGagaaaatagttaatttataagtGGTATCAGGCGTTTTGATCTTCCAACAAAATATCCCcgcaccgaaaaaaaaattaacgattcaagtgaaaaattcttgaaccaagaatataattttgaaaagggTAAGGTAAaggacccagttattgacactgaactagttattgacccttacagttttattttaattaaataaaacaaatcgactttaataaattagtaaatataatttttgaattataaattttaagatagttggttttttgagaacaatttatttttttaattagaataaaattgcaagtgtcaatcaactaggccagtgtcagtaactgggtcttttaccttaattgtcttaaatcaagacaaaaaattcatgaattaagtaaaatttccttaattcaagaaaagtttccttaaattaagaatttttctaattaaatcaaaaatattaagttcttcaaaattatatatttaattcaagaacatttttttttgtgcgaGACtatatacacagaaagaaaactTTCTTGaatggagaacaaaattcttggctcaagaaaattttcgggtgcctgaaggaagaccgaagttgtgttggccgaaggaaaatatttcttgaaattctattcttggtagaagtcattttttcttaattaaaattatcataaatacttaatacaataaatttttatatttgatcaagatttttagacactttagggaagcagcgccacttacttcagctgagaaaaaaattttctcaccttgagaaaatttttctcttgaatatttgatacccattttatattattttagcgtgcaattatacatattgaatgaaaaaaaaatgattcaatattgtttgatcttcccatttgacatgttaatcaataagaatattcatgaaaatttacttcaatctttatatttaattttttggagcaagagagaaattttctcaagacaaaaaaattaacttctatcaagaactaaattttttggagcaagaggctgaattttcttaaaacaacaagattttcttgacttaaataaactttttggATCAAAATacgtttttcttgaaattctattcttggtggaagtcattttttcttaatgcaaattatcataaatacttgatacaataaatttttatatttgatcgaatttttagatactttagggaaacAGCACTAcatacttcagctgagaaaaaaattttctcaccttgagaaaatttttctcttgaatattttatacccattttatattattttagcgtgcaattatacatattaaatgaaaaaaaatgatttaatattatttgatcttcccatttgacatgttaatcaataagaatattaatgaaaatttacttctatctttatatttaattttttggagcaagagagaaattttctcgagacaagaaaattaacttctatcaagaattaatttttttggagcaagaggctgaattttctcaaaacaacaagattttcttgacttaaataaattttcttggatcaagatacattttgttggaataagtgaaatttcttgtcaaaaaaaaattttgtttccctcaagaaaataattaggaagaaaaatattttcttggctcaagtgatcctttttttctgtatttaaATATCTTAATCTTGAGAATTTGGACAATAAAtgaagatattaaattataagaattgccaattcttataatttaatatcttcatttattgttcaaattCTCAAGATtaagatatttaaatattataaatatggaCGAGtacctaaatatttttttctgtgtaaatatGACACAAAATCCATTATAAAAGGGCACAACATGGTAACAAGTTTATGTGTCTATCTACtgtcgaataaacacacacaaaaaccataATAAAAGGGCATAATTGAAGTGCTATTAATaagtgttaaaataaaattgataacttttttcaaacttattgttttcaattgttttattaaaaaattaaattaattaagatatTTTGTGCGGGGATATTTATTTTGGAGATATTTTGCCGGAGGATCAAGAATCATAGAACCTCTATAAGTACATACTactaattaaattctgaagaTAGAGAAGCTATGAAGCTATAGCAAGGCTTTGCAATCTAAAACAGCGATTTACTCTACTTACTGCGCCCGATTTATCAAACGCAGTGTTTAAATGGTATTAAACACGCGTCTTATTATATCAGCGGACGATTTCACCGCATTACATGCAATGGAAGAAATACTCTTAACTCTTAACTCTTAATTCAGGCATATTCACACACATACACTCGCTTGCTTGCTTGCTTGCTTGCATTACAGTACACACATTGAGAAAACCTCGCCTTGGAGTTAATCAATGACTAAGTCACGATATACTGACCTGGATGAATCCGACCGGATTCTGAGGCGGGACCGCGATGGAGCAGGTCTTTAACGAAGATACCTTCTCTCATGTTTCCACACACATTGAAACCCAGCCCTGTAAAATCTCGGCTTCTCAAACTTATCACGCTAATTCGCGTGGCGTTTGcctgaaaattaaatcatcagattaaataattaattaattaacttggttactaattaaataatttgttcaTTTATTTAGCATTTAAGAAATATGCATGCTGattaaatcaatcaaatcACTAGAGTTATCTTCTGTAAAAtttagtgataaaaaatttataaaactatcataaaaaaaaaattaattttcattttattttaatttaaaaatatttattttaattttaaaaatatttgaatttttttaaattatatttaataaatataaaagaagaaataaatcttACGCCGAGACAAGAATCGTCAAGAGTTTTTCTTTTGTCGAATTTGTTTCCCGAGCCAAGGCCGAGAGACGACCAAGGAGAAGACCATTTCATTGAATCCTTGGTCGGAGTTTCTGTCGAGATGATTGACAGCGGCCTATCAATTTGCCGGGTTTGCGCGGGTGTCGCGTCTTTGAAACACGGATTATCAAATGCATAGGCATCCTCAACAATTTCCGGGTCTGTCACTAACACCAAGTGGTTTCctgaaaaagataaaaaaaagttgtaaataaaataaaatccttaACAATAAGTGGCTtttaatgtaatgtaatgatTATCACATTAAATAATTGCATATGATGATAAATGAGTCGCCGTCGTCGCCGTGgctatattaaattatacaaCCTCTGATTATACCAATTGACATCGTGACTCTCGTGTAATCATTTATTACAACGAGAATGCATCAGGTAATCTATTAACACAATGTTATCATCGTGATAAATttagcatttaaaattattctcttAGTATATCTTCAGCGTTACTTGtacgcagaaaaaaaaattaacttgaatcaagtaaataactttaaagaatttaatcttTTTGATTTGGgtagaaacatttttaaaccaagaaattttttcttgtccAGAAtagttatatgataaaattagtttatttagtgaaatttagtgtcattgtagagaacttaatttaaatttgtaccttttcaaggtttcatatcattctcaccgatagtcaatttattatgataagtatttaggttgcattcgaaaatgctttatctctaaatgcataattaagaaatgaccttgtatctcgtgaactattgacatttttaatgatataagctcaccccgacattacaatgatcgagacctttcatttgagtacccacatcaatttttcatatatttatatatattatatatatgtatatatgaaaaatatatcaaaatgcatgtgggtactcaaatgaaagctcttgaggAGTGTAACAACGGAATaggcttatatctttaaaaacgtcaatagctaaaaaagtacagtgcaatttaacataattaagaaacgaccttatatcttgtgaactattgacatttttaaagatataagctcattccgatgttatcctcatcaagacttttcatttgagtacccacatcaatttttcatatatttatatatatgaatatataaaatatatgaaaaattgatgtgggtactcaaatgaaagctcttgatgagtgtaacatcagaatgagcttatatctttaaaaacgtcaatacttaagaaaatacagtgcaatttaccaatagttattatttaataacgcaaaattttatttattcatatttcacaagtcacatagtaactgcaaagttgctagtattatttaattcaagaactTTTCTTtcgattcaagttaatttttttttttagactacGCATTTAAAATTTCCTACTAAACGTaacataaaaaagaaataataataataaatttaatttcacatgaCAAAGAGGCGGTGATTCAATTTAGTGTCAAGGTTTTACTTCCACCCAAACCAATAGTTAGCCCAATCGAAAcctaaatttatacttttattaaatctcCGATATCATAATCCACGGACCGCCGGTTGCAGTTTTATTTTGTCCACCAATAATTACCAATAGACAGAGCTTTTTGCTCTATCCGATCGATTAATTGATCAGATTAgttggaaatattttttacaatatcatagccaaatataaaaataaaagtagcaGAGGTAAACGGAAGCAACAATGCCTTATACTATTGATTGCCAGTACGTCATCTGAATCTGGTGGATCCCACAAGGCCATGTTTAGTAGCAACATCATAACAGGAAGGAAACGCATTCCTTTAGCACGCGTTCCCGCTACACCTGCTATCCTCACtatataatacaatatatattatatattaaatatatccTTTGCCATTATATTACTTACTCGACATTATAATATTCACTCCCACCAATCATACTCAAGACATCATACTCCACTCTCCGCACTCCTACATTTTTTACATCAATCAGACAAGTACAAGTATGTCTGATTTCCGAGCAACAACTTAAATGTTGATTCATATccgtagttaaaaaaaaatataatcattctagataatttcttcttattcaatgtttatttatagtcTTCTCACTTTTCGTcgcaaattttaaatgtactgaaaaaaaaaaaaataaaaaaaaaattaagttagacatctaaaaatttttagaattttttttttattgaaaaaatgattacaaaaaaattttttttaattttcatttgtaaaaaactttaaaaactggcagtgcaatttttttaaaaatatttttttattaaagaaaaaatcaaaaaat
Coding sequences within it:
- the LOC123259992 gene encoding uncharacterized protein LOC123259992 isoform X1, whose product is MAEEADQGTLCYGPGSIAGAVIGTFLTTILILAVTIFLYRQWRKHKGNHLVLVTDPEIVEDAYAFDNPCFKDATPAQTRQIDRPLSIISTETPTKDSMKWSSPWSSLGLGSGNKFDKRKTLDDSCLGANATRISVISLRSRDFTGLGFNVCGNMREGIFVKDLLHRGPASESGRIHPGDRIASVKISFRSMVYEDALTILSYASPYDVELEVESGGSSSRPTTLLKKTVGPTPSRICHPLYRSQSIPELSKVDKNSAKRLFIADPNESLGSNYSTMNSTLKSSKSTPGSHTLERRHEESKGNNHHFKFGIKVLPVLDNTVYRIENQNEHNTNLERHNSRKTDAEKNIINSKNLNSVDAKPVKDGKVTERIQQRENNSGLKGGESVDAIDSKLTNQSDKLSIEVDIPSEVPAEVHNAAIAARRNRKNSAELLKSPKIITSPEFPGDFEEKSPQKSKRKAPAPPGSPMKEIPGKYEVLKHEREDIDDKIESITDYTESLNEYVVKVRDTGDRQSRLKERSSERRSSESDTDNETQDSFTTIELNPADITIHHTPIPHIVDDDDPDDGYRKAASLGDLSKYEAKSSSTLERAQSLDMTDTSLRKRKTPLPPEDITEVTEDLTKLDEIDTFDRRKLKKSSEWGTLEDAIWNKMDSDDISEIKPKIRKKSSGTLERSKSAVEIKLKEGMTSFNQVDNKNEDCSIELYNLPLSKSLTRDFIAAERSFNPDEDNSLARIVNNGETIKNPSLDEIELDFRQAKPFMGELEEDVAVIDNDEEEMVNSPVSESFGKALRFFDLHAKEEKNDLGKKTNGDVDVSSMYAGLKEVTEEPMRKKIVNRRCPYCDGDELHDKSCSLHSRLVSGDTDSGDSLSNRIGDEEKYYKAIEDQIEKRMTGKMNKVEQEEEEIDDGCDIGSSVTINSNSKSQSPGNDRHNVSNVSVSSGENSEDSGLVGESGEFNQIDAKPTVSSVPIGTQDSPRKMTYITEIKVSPSREIIREVEDVESNRDIPAIKGEVTVTSNGKSMPGRKPPVPPRRSDASKALKDKANDKQVVYVSEYKSPNKNIIEDKLDSNSSNSGSKKIDHWIYLGDNKEQNPWGNGSSQPQSVTNIVVASGDEKIFHQ
- the LOC123259992 gene encoding uncharacterized protein LOC123259992 isoform X2, which produces MSRNHLVLVTDPEIVEDAYAFDNPCFKDATPAQTRQIDRPLSIISTETPTKDSMKWSSPWSSLGLGSGNKFDKRKTLDDSCLGANATRISVISLRSRDFTGLGFNVCGNMREGIFVKDLLHRGPASESGRIHPGDRIASVKISFRSMVYEDALTILSYASPYDVELEVESGGSSSRPTTLLKKTVGPTPSRICHPLYRSQSIPELSKVDKNSAKRLFIADPNESLGSNYSTMNSTLKSSKSTPGSHTLERRHEESKGNNHHFKFGIKVLPVLDNTVYRIENQNEHNTNLERHNSRKTDAEKNIINSKNLNSVDAKPVKDGKVTERIQQRENNSGLKGGESVDAIDSKLTNQSDKLSIEVDIPSEVPAEVHNAAIAARRNRKNSAELLKSPKIITSPEFPGDFEEKSPQKSKRKAPAPPGSPMKEIPGKYEVLKHEREDIDDKIESITDYTESLNEYVVKVRDTGDRQSRLKERSSERRSSESDTDNETQDSFTTIELNPADITIHHTPIPHIVDDDDPDDGYRKAASLGDLSKYEAKSSSTLERAQSLDMTDTSLRKRKTPLPPEDITEVTEDLTKLDEIDTFDRRKLKKSSEWGTLEDAIWNKMDSDDISEIKPKIRKKSSGTLERSKSAVEIKLKEGMTSFNQVDNKNEDCSIELYNLPLSKSLTRDFIAAERSFNPDEDNSLARIVNNGETIKNPSLDEIELDFRQAKPFMGELEEDVAVIDNDEEEMVNSPVSESFGKALRFFDLHAKEEKNDLGKKTNGDVDVSSMYAGLKEVTEEPMRKKIVNRRCPYCDGDELHDKSCSLHSRLVSGDTDSGDSLSNRIGDEEKYYKAIEDQIEKRMTGKMNKVEQEEEEIDDGCDIGSSVTINSNSKSQSPGNDRHNVSNVSVSSGENSEDSGLVGESGEFNQIDAKPTVSSVPIGTQDSPRKMTYITEIKVSPSREIIREVEDVESNRDIPAIKGEVTVTSNGKSMPGRKPPVPPRRSDASKALKDKANDKQVVYVSEYKSPNKNIIEDKLDSNSSNSGSKKIDHWIYLGDNKEQNPWGNGSSQPQSVTNIVVASGDEKIFHQ